GCGAAACGCCTGGATCATGCCGCGGCCTTCTTCTGGGAGGTCGAACTGCCAGGCGATCCACACGTTTTTCTCCAGACTATAAGGAGTAAGTGGGTAATAATCTCCGTAGTAACAGGGAGATATTTCGCGGAACTGTCGATAGAGTCGGCGGAGCGTCTCGTAGTCCAATTCTTTAACGCGGATGTCGATGCCGCATCCTAAGCTGGGAGCCGCGTTACTCCAAAAGGCATAGGGCTGAACTGGGGTTGGCCCGGAACCATAATACGGGGCGCCGGTGTAGGCCACGGTGCCAGTGCCGTGATAAGGAAGCCAGAAGCTCAGCGCGTAAGTCATGCCCTGGTGGCCGATGGGTTCATAGGCATAGTCGCTTCTCCACAGGGGGACTGCCCGTCGCATCGTTTCCAGGTCATTTCGGCGGCCGCCACTGGCACACGAGTCAATGAGCATAGTGGGATGGCGACGCCGTAATTCGTCCCAGTAGGCAAGATGCCCGGTGATGTGGTGATTCTCCGTGATGCCTCGGCGGTCGGGTGTGTCGGCGGCTCGCCAGAAGGGAAGGGGATCGATATTGAAATCCTCTCGATAGAGATCGATTCCCTGTTCGGTGATCAGCCGATCGATATGGTTCGTCAACCATTCCCGGGCTTCAGGGTTCCCCAGGTCAAGCAGGCGTGGACCTTCGTGTTCGGGTTGAGCCGGCAGGTCATAGAGTTTGAAGGTCGTCGGATCAGGTCGAGCACCCGCCGCCATCCATCCGTAGGACCACACGCCCGTTGGGTTCTTCTCAGGGCTAAAGTCCTTGGCTGCGTGGAACACACGCCCATCCGGTCCGCCGACGAGAACTTCCAGACCGGTAGAATCGCAGATGTAGCTGCCGTTACCGAAGCCCACCACGAAGTCGAGCGTCTCTCCCGACTGGAGCGTGACGGTGCCCTGGTAGGAGGCTTCAGGCCCGGCACCATCCAAACGGATTTTGCCCTCAAAGAGGGATTCGTTGTTCCGGATGATATGAACCGAAGTTGTGGTTTGCTGGTCGATAGCCAGGAAGCGGGCGTTGATACGGTATTCGCCCGGAGAGGGGGCGGTGAATCGGACGACGCTGAATTCCCCTTTCGGGCCGGGATGAAACGAAAGGCGTCCCGGCGTCCACTCGATCCCAGCGACGCGGCATACTTGATCTCCGAGGTTGCAACTTACGTTGGGGTCGGGAGTTGTGAAAGATCGGCTGCGCCATGCCCGCATCCCAGCCAGGGCGTGATTTCGGCCGCTCGGCGAAAGCAGCCATTCGGGGTGGTTCTGGTACAACCAGGTCCCGGGCATCACACGCTCGGGCTCGAACCAAACGAGGATTTTTACGCCATGGGCATGAGCGAAATCGCTGATGGGCTTAAAACCACGAGGAAAACGGCGTGGGTCCACCTCCCACGTGCCGACCTGTGGCCAGCCCTGCTCTTGGATGTACCAGCCTGCATCCATCCACCAGTAGTCGGGTTTAAGGCCTTCTTCCAGATACCTGCGGATATGCATGATCTGGTTTTCCTCGTTGGCGTGGATCATCTCTTCGTATGCCCGGGAGGAAGAGGCCACAAATTGAGGCGGCGGGAGCTGACCGCCTGGTTTGGGCATGCTGTGCTTCATCATCCACCGTCGCCACAGATTGTGTGCCCGAATGCGGTCTCCCTGCCAGAACTGGATGACGATACGGGGCGTGCGAATAGATTCGCCAGCCAAAAGCCGCAAATGGCAGTCTTCCTGTCCGATCTGGAGATGCAGCTGGCGTTCGCCTTCACGGGTGAAGTTCGCCAGCCACTGTCCCGGCCAGCCCACGGCGATGGTTCGCCCCCCATCGTCGTAGGCGATGTCGAAGTACGGCCAGTCGGTGTTGCTCGGCCGGCCGCCGGCTCCGCTCAATCGCTTGGCTTCACCGGAGGAAAGAACAGTTACGAGAGGTTCATAGTCCCTTTGTGAAGCCTGAGAGCCACGATGATGATAGAGCACAAACTCGGCCTGGCCCTGTCGCGCCCACGACTCGTCCATCGCCAGAACATTTTCTAAGATCGGACTGGCGTCCGAACCGTCGTTCTTGAACTCCAGGACCCATTCGATGACGGGAAAATCGTGATACACGGTGAGCTCGTAGCGGACAACCAGACCCGTCAGGGGATCACGCCAGGTGTAAACGTGTTGTTCGCGTCCCTCCTCCGCAGGCTTGGCCTCCTCCTGAAGGTTCCATCGCGGCAATAGGTCGTCGGAAGGTTGCCCGCCATAACGGAACGAGAAGGGCAAGCGAGAGCCTTTGCCGGGACGATGCTCTGCCAGCCATCGTTCGCGGGCTGCGAATTCATCCGGTGCAGGTGTGGGTTGGCCAAGGGCGAGCGGTCCCAAAAACACCAGGGCTCCCATCAGGGTTGACGCAGTGAGCGTATGAGGTGTGCGCACAGACAACCTCCTCTGCCGTGCGAGCCGCATGGAATGATCAACTTCAGTGTCATAGCGAAACGATGCTCGGCGATGTGCGATCGTCCCGCTAATGTACTTGCCGTGATTATTCCTCAGGTTCCAGGATTTTAATGTCTTTGAACATCACGAGCATGTCGTTGCCGCCATGGAGCTGGAGGGCAAAATGACCCTCGCGCCGGCCGGGATCGTTTTTGACCTCGGCGGTTTTCACCCCATTCACCCAAACAGTGATGTCCCCACCTTTGGCCGCCACGATCATCTCGTTCCATTCGTTGGGCTTGAACGCCTTTTTAACGACTTCCGGTGAAGGCTGGACCACCCATGCCCGACCATTCGTCTCATAAAGTCCGCCGGTGTTGGCGTCGGGTGCGATTTCCGCCTGGAAGCCAGAAACACCGCTGTAGCCTTTTTCTTCCACGCGGAAATAGAATCCGCTGTTTCCCTGGAGGACCTTGAATTTAAGTCGGACCACGAAATCCTTGAACACATCGTCGCTGACGAGATGTCCAAACTCTTTTTCTTCCGCTTTCTTACGGCCGACGATCGCGCCATCTTCGATAGTCCACGTGCCGACGCCGATTGTATGCCACCCTTTAAAGGTTTTGCCGTCCCAGAGGGGTTTCCATTTTCCACGGAATTCCTCGGCCCCAACGCAGGTGCCATAAAGCAAATTAAGGGAAACAGCCAGCACAAACATTTCAGTCACTGCGACGAGTAGCTTCTTCATGGGGCATCCTCCGTCTGCTGCTTTCTCTGGGACAACTACATGTTCAAGAAATCTACATTCGCCGGCCATCGTGATCATTTGGCCAATAACACAGTAATCCCCGAGTGGCGGGGCGTCAACCGCTCGGTGGTGACGAAAAGCCCGCTGCGTTTTTTTATCCGGGGTTGGTCATAAGGGAAGAATCGCGAAAGTGTCGCCCCGACGTACTGGGAGGTCAATGCTTTTCCCAGTGGATTTTGCGTGCAACACTTTAAGCCGAGGATGCCACCGGGGGAGCATGTCTCATGCCTGACGGAATCGGCCGGAAATTTCTGCCGTGCGATGGCACTCTATCGCGCTATTGATATTGGGGCAACCAGGATTGCAATGTTGTCTTTGACAGGCCGACGGACAAAACACGAATTGTGAGGCAGTCGCCGATTCGGCCATTGGGTAAACTTTCTCGCAGGAGTGTCGCCATGAAGAACTTTTTGAGGGCTGCTGGCCCCCTGCTGGCAGTATTGACCTTGGCGCTGGCGGGGGTGCGCCATGGTGGAGAGGGAACCTTCGCTTCGGAGACGGCAAACAAGCCGTCCGGCAAGTATAACGTCTTGATGATCGCGGTGGACGATCTGCGGCCGGAAGCGGGATGTTACGGGGTGCCCATCATTAAGACGCCCCACATCGACGCGCTGGCGTCCCAGGGATTGCTTTTCAATCGAGCTTATTGCCAGCAGGCGGTTTGCAGCCCTTCGCGCACTTCGCTGCTGCTGGGGCGCCGACCGGACACGACTCGGGTGTATGACCTGCAAACACATTTCCGGAAAACGCTACCAGACGTGATCACGTTACCCCAGCACTTCAAAAATCATGGGTACCACACACAGGGCCTGAGCAAGATCTATCACGGTGGGCTGGACGACCCAGCAAGCTGGAGCGTTCCTCACTGGTCCCCGAGCAAGCCGATGTATGGCAAACCTGAGACGCTGGCGGATTTGGATCGGCGTCGG
This is a stretch of genomic DNA from Thermogutta terrifontis. It encodes these proteins:
- a CDS encoding alpha-galactosidase, whose protein sequence is MRTPHTLTASTLMGALVFLGPLALGQPTPAPDEFAARERWLAEHRPGKGSRLPFSFRYGGQPSDDLLPRWNLQEEAKPAEEGREQHVYTWRDPLTGLVVRYELTVYHDFPVIEWVLEFKNDGSDASPILENVLAMDESWARQGQAEFVLYHHRGSQASQRDYEPLVTVLSSGEAKRLSGAGGRPSNTDWPYFDIAYDDGGRTIAVGWPGQWLANFTREGERQLHLQIGQEDCHLRLLAGESIRTPRIVIQFWQGDRIRAHNLWRRWMMKHSMPKPGGQLPPPQFVASSSRAYEEMIHANEENQIMHIRRYLEEGLKPDYWWMDAGWYIQEQGWPQVGTWEVDPRRFPRGFKPISDFAHAHGVKILVWFEPERVMPGTWLYQNHPEWLLSPSGRNHALAGMRAWRSRSFTTPDPNVSCNLGDQVCRVAGIEWTPGRLSFHPGPKGEFSVVRFTAPSPGEYRINARFLAIDQQTTTSVHIIRNNESLFEGKIRLDGAGPEASYQGTVTLQSGETLDFVVGFGNGSYICDSTGLEVLVGGPDGRVFHAAKDFSPEKNPTGVWSYGWMAAGARPDPTTFKLYDLPAQPEHEGPRLLDLGNPEAREWLTNHIDRLITEQGIDLYREDFNIDPLPFWRAADTPDRRGITENHHITGHLAYWDELRRRHPTMLIDSCASGGRRNDLETMRRAVPLWRSDYAYEPIGHQGMTYALSFWLPYHGTGTVAYTGAPYYGSGPTPVQPYAFWSNAAPSLGCGIDIRVKELDYETLRRLYRQFREISPCYYGDYYPLTPYSLEKNVWIAWQFDLPEEGRGMIQAFRRDEAPERSPLFRLGGLQSDASYNLKAYDSDWNLTETGRTLMEKGFSLFAKEAPSAIVIVYHKVSHQASGPARASE
- a CDS encoding 3-keto-disaccharide hydrolase, which gives rise to MKKLLVAVTEMFVLAVSLNLLYGTCVGAEEFRGKWKPLWDGKTFKGWHTIGVGTWTIEDGAIVGRKKAEEKEFGHLVSDDVFKDFVVRLKFKVLQGNSGFYFRVEEKGYSGVSGFQAEIAPDANTGGLYETNGRAWVVQPSPEVVKKAFKPNEWNEMIVAAKGGDITVWVNGVKTAEVKNDPGRREGHFALQLHGGNDMLVMFKDIKILEPEE